Proteins found in one Sporosarcina jeotgali genomic segment:
- the cobS gene encoding adenosylcobinamide-GDP ribazoletransferase has product MNGILLALQFFTSIPIRKELPMEKRHVTAMYGALPFVGILIGLGMTASILLSDWLGFGSILAAVLTLIVGIALTGGLHLDGVADTSDAYFSYRDQTRRHEILADPRIGAFGTLGLIVFILLKFALLQELIAANHASVSVLIAVPFFARGAMVIYFVTAKPAKASGMAYFFLEKLNRGPLICWTIVCLAAGLMAIGIVLDTVILPLVIAGVTGLSLLLYRSWTIRNFGGVTGDLSGAFIEGMEVVLWITVLSLL; this is encoded by the coding sequence ATGAATGGCATATTGCTAGCGCTGCAGTTTTTCACAAGCATTCCCATCCGGAAAGAGCTGCCGATGGAAAAGCGGCATGTCACGGCGATGTATGGCGCGCTGCCGTTTGTCGGAATATTGATTGGCCTGGGGATGACTGCAAGTATTCTGTTAAGTGACTGGCTTGGATTCGGGTCAATTCTTGCTGCAGTCTTGACGCTGATTGTCGGGATTGCTCTCACGGGAGGCTTGCATTTGGACGGAGTGGCAGACACCAGTGATGCGTATTTTTCGTATCGTGATCAGACAAGGCGCCATGAAATTCTCGCGGATCCCCGAATCGGCGCATTCGGCACACTGGGACTCATCGTGTTCATCCTATTGAAATTCGCTTTGCTTCAAGAATTGATTGCAGCGAATCATGCAAGCGTCAGTGTCCTGATCGCAGTTCCGTTTTTTGCCCGTGGTGCTATGGTGATTTACTTTGTTACAGCGAAACCTGCGAAAGCAAGCGGCATGGCGTACTTTTTTCTGGAAAAGCTGAATCGCGGACCGCTTATTTGCTGGACGATTGTATGCTTGGCAGCAGGATTAATGGCCATCGGAATTGTTTTGGATACTGTTATTCTGCCGTTAGTCATTGCGGGTGTGACGGGTCTTTCACTTCTGCTCTATCGGTCGTGGACCATTCGTAATTTTGGAGGCGTCACGGGAGATTTAAGCGGGGCGTTCATTGAAGGAATGGAGGTCGTGTTATGGATCACGGTGTTGAGTTTGTTGTAA
- a CDS encoding cob(I)yrinic acid a,c-diamide adenosyltransferase, translating into MKIYTKTGDKGQTSLIGGRVDKDSLRVEAYGTIDELNSFIGKAMAELDLETCRDIFDDLEAVQNELFDGGGDLANVMKERHYKLSDEPIEVLEQRIDELMEEAPPLEKFILPGGSHAAASLHICRTVTRRAERITVTLMKNEEDVPGTVQRYLNRLSDYLFVAARIVNKRATVSDNEYVRSAKVFRTGAKDKKDNASE; encoded by the coding sequence ATGAAAATCTATACAAAAACAGGGGACAAAGGGCAAACGAGTTTAATTGGAGGACGTGTCGACAAAGACAGCTTGCGCGTAGAAGCGTATGGCACGATTGATGAACTGAATTCATTCATCGGAAAAGCGATGGCAGAACTGGACTTAGAAACGTGCCGTGACATTTTTGACGACCTTGAAGCAGTTCAGAACGAATTGTTCGATGGCGGCGGAGACCTCGCGAATGTCATGAAAGAGCGTCATTACAAATTGTCCGATGAACCAATCGAAGTGCTGGAGCAGCGCATTGACGAACTGATGGAAGAAGCGCCGCCACTGGAGAAATTCATCCTGCCGGGCGGATCACATGCCGCTGCGTCCCTTCACATCTGCAGAACAGTTACGCGCCGTGCAGAACGAATTACGGTAACACTCATGAAGAATGAAGAAGACGTACCAGGTACTGTTCAGCGCTACTTGAACCGTCTATCGGACTATTTGTTCGTCGCAGCTCGTATTGTGAACAAGCGTGCAACTGTTTCAGACAACGAATACGTCCGCAGCGCGAAAGTGTTCCGTACGGGAGCGAAAGACAAAAAGGATAACGCAAGCGAATGA
- a CDS encoding bifunctional adenosylcobinamide kinase/adenosylcobinamide-phosphate guanylyltransferase gives MHIVIGGNANGKRKFVRERMLEETCWLGDETLLDLAEVSKLSSDQQAVLCNIEEWMETQLDDEDKAIQDFLYAVSGKSITIILTDIGRGIVPMDASERALRDACGRLNQHLLKEAAEVTRIWYGIPQKLK, from the coding sequence ATGCACATCGTTATCGGTGGAAATGCGAACGGAAAACGGAAATTCGTCCGAGAAAGAATGCTAGAAGAAACCTGCTGGCTGGGGGATGAAACCTTGCTCGATTTAGCGGAAGTGTCTAAGCTGTCCAGCGATCAGCAGGCGGTTCTATGCAATATAGAAGAGTGGATGGAGACGCAGCTGGACGATGAAGACAAAGCGATTCAAGACTTCTTGTATGCTGTATCAGGGAAAAGCATAACGATCATTTTAACAGATATCGGAAGAGGGATTGTGCCAATGGATGCGAGTGAACGCGCGCTTCGCGATGCATGCGGACGGCTGAACCAGCATTTATTGAAAGAGGCTGCAGAAGTCACAAGGATTTGGTACGGCATTCCACAAAAATTGAAGTAA
- a CDS encoding histidine phosphatase family protein: MDHGVEFVVIRHLPTAGNGKRQYVGWTDEPIIPSDAEPYDRTIRTVHGSDLLRARQTAALLFPNAAYVADRRFRECNFGQFEGKTYTQLERYSHYRNWVDDPSAISPPDGESLQQVETRVLKAFQELPAGAHVVTHGGPIRLLLARFAPEQREFWSWNVPHGSICRFHWESEEQWKEGQRCTSLSVEMRTENGNSSEKEC; the protein is encoded by the coding sequence ATGGATCACGGTGTTGAGTTTGTTGTAATTCGGCATTTGCCGACTGCGGGGAATGGCAAACGGCAATACGTTGGCTGGACGGATGAACCCATCATTCCGTCTGACGCGGAGCCATATGATCGTACGATTCGGACGGTTCACGGCAGTGATTTGCTGCGGGCGAGACAAACTGCGGCATTGCTGTTTCCGAACGCGGCCTATGTTGCGGATCGCCGTTTTCGAGAATGTAATTTTGGTCAATTTGAAGGGAAAACGTATACTCAGCTTGAAAGGTATTCACATTACCGAAATTGGGTGGACGATCCGTCGGCGATTTCACCGCCTGACGGCGAATCACTGCAACAAGTAGAAACGCGCGTTTTGAAGGCGTTCCAGGAATTGCCTGCAGGGGCACATGTCGTGACACATGGCGGGCCGATTCGATTGCTTTTAGCGCGATTTGCTCCTGAACAACGTGAATTCTGGTCCTGGAATGTCCCGCACGGTTCAATCTGCCGGTTTCACTGGGAGTCAGAAGAACAGTGGAAGGAGGGACAGCGATGCACATCGTTATCGGTGGAAATGCGAACGGAAAACGGAAATTCGTCCGAGAAAGAATGCTAG
- a CDS encoding cobyric acid synthase, translating into MKGIMVMGTASDVGKSLVCTALCRLLANDGIRVAPFKSQNLSPYTELAMDGTPISRAQFIQAEAARVEPAADMNPIILQPASDGTLTGTFCGKRLEPVSGMAYRDVYYEQAIKAIGHSLESLNESFEAIVIEGAGSPVEMNLLARDIVNMRVAELADVPVILVADIDRGGVFASIIGTLELLKPTERNRVKAIIVNKFKGDPAGFQEGIEFIESYTGIPVAGVLPFKSDHGIAEEDTERPETQAPSGVDPYDAWSEHVQNHIDWTLLKEIMGVASR; encoded by the coding sequence ATGAAAGGAATCATGGTCATGGGAACCGCCTCGGACGTAGGAAAAAGCCTAGTCTGCACAGCGCTATGCCGGCTGCTCGCGAATGACGGAATACGCGTGGCGCCGTTCAAATCCCAGAATTTATCCCCATATACTGAACTCGCAATGGACGGGACACCAATCAGCCGTGCGCAATTCATCCAAGCCGAAGCTGCACGGGTCGAGCCGGCTGCGGACATGAACCCAATCATCTTGCAGCCTGCGTCTGATGGAACATTGACTGGTACGTTTTGCGGCAAACGACTCGAACCTGTAAGTGGAATGGCGTATCGCGATGTCTATTATGAGCAGGCAATAAAAGCAATTGGACATTCACTCGAATCGTTAAACGAGTCATTTGAAGCGATTGTTATCGAAGGTGCCGGGAGCCCTGTTGAGATGAATTTACTCGCACGCGACATCGTAAACATGCGAGTCGCTGAACTGGCGGACGTTCCTGTCATACTTGTTGCGGACATCGACCGGGGCGGTGTGTTTGCATCCATCATAGGGACACTGGAATTGCTGAAGCCAACGGAGCGAAACCGTGTAAAAGCGATTATTGTCAATAAATTCAAAGGGGACCCCGCGGGATTCCAAGAGGGGATTGAATTCATCGAATCGTATACGGGGATTCCAGTAGCTGGCGTGCTGCCATTCAAAAGCGATCACGGAATCGCGGAAGAAGATACCGAACGACCGGAAACGCAAGCGCCGAGCGGAGTGGATCCTTATGATGCGTGGTCTGAACACGTACAGAATCATATCGACTGGACTTTGCTGAAAGAGATTATGGGAGTAGCCAGCCGATGA